TTCAACAAACTCTATATCAGGAAAATTGCTTTTCAGCATATTAAGATATCTTTCCTTGAATGGACACAAAAGGGTTACACATGTAGCAAGATGAATGGCATTTAATCCTATCTCTGTCAAAGATTTTATGCGTCCAAGGAGTTTTTCAGGCGCGTGGGCAGTAGGACAACCTGCACAGTTTATAATACCTGCTATGACTGTTTTGTCATCCATATCTGCATATCGTTTAAATTGCCCTGTGCCATCATTAAACTCCTGAAAGCATAGATAAGATGAGCAACCCAGTTCCTGTGTGGTATTAGAGCATGTCAAAATACCTATTTTTTTCATATAGCCCCCCTGCTTTGATATTTCTAAATTTTGTCTAAATATTTTTTTGAAGTAGATTGGGGTGGGTGAAGGGTTTCGAACCCTCAACCCCCAG
Above is a window of Syntrophorhabdaceae bacterium DNA encoding:
- a CDS encoding CGGC domain-containing protein codes for the protein MKKIGILTCSNTTQELGCSSYLCFQEFNDGTGQFKRYADMDDKTVIAGIINCAGCPTAHAPEKLLGRIKSLTEIGLNAIHLATCVTLLCPFKERYLNMLKSNFPDIEFVEGTHGHAPGVTPEVFVGAMKHMLTQPKPSISSIIKKTSKKG